Proteins encoded together in one Oceanobacillus iheyensis HTE831 window:
- a CDS encoding YuzD family protein, whose product MASEKIMITVYGSKQICASCVGAPGSKDTYEWLQAAIGRKYVVDMVDYTYIDINEPQKELIHQEFINEMMEEDMFYPIIFINDKIVAEGIPTLKPIYRTLDDLGLPLVN is encoded by the coding sequence ATGGCGAGCGAGAAAATTATGATTACTGTATATGGAAGTAAACAAATTTGTGCTAGTTGTGTAGGTGCACCGGGATCAAAAGATACCTATGAATGGCTTCAAGCAGCAATTGGCAGAAAATATGTTGTGGATATGGTCGATTATACGTATATTGATATCAATGAACCACAAAAAGAACTTATACATCAAGAATTCATAAATGAAATGATGGAAGAGGATATGTTTTATCCAATTATTTTTATTAATGATAAAATCGTTGCAGAAGGTATCCCGACATTAAAGCCTATATATCGAACTTTAGATGATCTAGGATTACCACTAGTTAATTAA
- a CDS encoding M23 family metallopeptidase yields the protein MNPKQVLMLTGFILFITTFPLTILAEDNQENDIYEQRMALFKKTEALTQIPWYYFAAIDNYERNITNSDEPEKVISIEFAEEIWYGLGNAAKASENEIIQQFGGIGKDGNGDGKAQIKNEEDILYSMGMVIQEYGMNEDDIKIALWEHYKRDLTVQTIMNTSKVFKKFGHVHLTNRAFPVDTDYNYSYRNTWGDRRGFGGLRIHEGTDIFASYGVPVQSTTYGVVEMMGWNLYGGWRIGIRDIYNIYHYYAHMNGYSDDLKVGQVVEPGDVIGSVGSTGYGPPGTSGKFPPHLHYGMYKDNGYSEFSFDPYPYLKKWERMSN from the coding sequence GTGAACCCAAAACAAGTGCTCATGCTAACGGGATTCATCCTATTTATTACTACTTTCCCATTAACCATTCTGGCTGAGGATAATCAAGAGAACGATATTTATGAACAACGGATGGCTCTTTTTAAAAAAACAGAAGCTTTAACGCAAATTCCATGGTATTATTTTGCGGCAATCGATAACTACGAACGAAATATAACTAATAGTGATGAACCAGAGAAAGTAATATCAATTGAATTTGCCGAGGAAATTTGGTACGGATTAGGCAACGCTGCTAAAGCATCTGAAAATGAAATAATTCAACAGTTTGGTGGCATTGGAAAAGATGGTAATGGTGACGGTAAGGCACAAATAAAAAATGAAGAAGATATTTTATATTCCATGGGTATGGTAATTCAAGAATATGGAATGAATGAAGATGATATTAAAATTGCTCTTTGGGAACATTATAAAAGAGATTTAACGGTGCAAACCATTATGAATACATCTAAAGTATTTAAGAAATTTGGTCACGTTCACCTCACCAATCGAGCATTTCCAGTAGACACAGATTATAATTATAGCTACCGTAATACGTGGGGGGATCGACGTGGATTCGGTGGTTTGCGAATACATGAAGGGACTGATATTTTTGCCTCTTACGGGGTTCCAGTTCAATCAACAACATACGGCGTAGTTGAAATGATGGGATGGAATCTTTATGGTGGTTGGAGAATAGGAATTAGAGACATCTACAATATTTATCATTATTATGCACATATGAATGGATATAGTGACGATTTAAAAGTAGGTCAAGTTGTAGAGCCAGGTGATGTTATCGGTAGCGTCGGATCCACAGGATACGGCCCACCAGGAACTTCTGGAAAATTTCCACCACATTTGCATTATGGAATGTATAAAGATAATGGATACAGCGAATTCTCATTCGATCCTTATCCATACTTAAAAAAGTGGGAGCGAATGTCTAATTAA
- a CDS encoding 2-hydroxyacid dehydrogenase, whose amino-acid sequence MSKPKVFVTRKLSSQFVKEYEEILDIRMWDKEEEPVPEEILRSQAKEVDALFTVLGDRIDETLLAEAKNLKVVANMAVGYDNIDIDAASKHGITVANTPDVLSETTADLGFSLLAATARRITEASTYVKEDNWKQWGPFLLAGTDIHHKTLGIVGMGRIGEALAKRATGFNMKIQYHNRSRKPEAEEKLQASYVSFEELLETSDFVVTVVPFTKETEELFNESAFKKMKASAIFINISRGKVVDETALIDALNHGEIKAAGLDVFYEEPIRADHPLVNMDNVVCLPHIGSASTETRTEMIHLCMKNIVEVTAGRVATTPVNN is encoded by the coding sequence ATGAGCAAGCCAAAGGTATTTGTTACGAGGAAATTATCAAGTCAATTCGTAAAGGAATATGAAGAAATATTAGATATTCGTATGTGGGATAAGGAGGAAGAGCCTGTTCCAGAAGAAATATTAAGAAGTCAAGCGAAAGAAGTAGATGCATTATTTACGGTATTAGGGGATCGTATTGATGAAACATTATTAGCAGAAGCAAAAAATTTAAAAGTGGTAGCAAATATGGCTGTTGGATATGACAATATAGATATTGACGCAGCTAGTAAACATGGTATTACAGTTGCGAATACTCCTGATGTACTTTCAGAAACAACAGCTGATTTAGGTTTTTCACTTTTAGCAGCAACCGCTAGAAGAATCACAGAGGCAAGTACGTATGTAAAGGAAGATAATTGGAAACAATGGGGCCCTTTCTTATTAGCAGGAACTGATATTCACCACAAAACATTGGGAATTGTTGGAATGGGTAGAATTGGTGAAGCGTTAGCAAAAAGAGCTACGGGGTTTAATATGAAAATTCAATATCATAACCGTTCCAGAAAACCAGAAGCTGAAGAAAAACTACAAGCATCCTACGTTAGCTTCGAAGAATTACTCGAAACGTCGGATTTCGTTGTCACTGTTGTTCCTTTTACGAAAGAGACAGAAGAATTATTTAATGAATCTGCTTTTAAAAAAATGAAAGCATCAGCAATTTTTATTAATATTTCTCGAGGCAAAGTGGTGGATGAAACAGCGTTGATTGATGCTTTAAATCATGGTGAAATCAAAGCGGCGGGATTGGATGTTTTTTATGAGGAACCAATTCGTGCAGATCATCCACTAGTTAATATGGATAATGTAGTTTGTTTACCGCATATAGGATCTGCAAGTACTGAGACACGAACAGAAATGATACATCTATGTATGAAAAATATAGTAGAAGTGACTGCAGGTAGAGTAGCAACTACACCTGTTAATAACTAA
- a CDS encoding TIGR01457 family HAD-type hydrolase: MKKYVGYLIDLDGTMYRGNEEIDGAKEFIEKLYQENIPYVFVTNNSTKTAEDVAKRLQDIQIRATASQIITSSKAIARYIQSKHPNRKVTCYCIGEAGLKEALRQTGVELTDDINPDYVIVGLDRTITYEKLEGACLAIRNGATFLSTNRDHAIPTEKGMGPGNGAITALISTSTEVEPLFVGKPDSIIMEQAIKALGMTSEQVIMIGDNYHTDIQAGIQANMDTLYVETGVTTREQLLTFNKQPTYTVKTLNEWIPYI; this comes from the coding sequence ATGAAGAAATACGTAGGATATTTAATTGATTTAGATGGTACAATGTACCGAGGAAATGAAGAAATAGACGGAGCAAAAGAATTTATTGAAAAGTTGTATCAGGAAAATATACCTTATGTTTTTGTAACTAATAATTCTACAAAAACCGCAGAAGATGTAGCTAAACGTCTTCAAGACATCCAGATACGTGCCACAGCTTCGCAAATTATAACAAGTAGTAAAGCGATAGCTAGGTATATTCAGTCTAAGCATCCAAATAGAAAAGTGACTTGTTATTGCATAGGTGAAGCAGGTCTAAAAGAGGCTTTAAGACAAACGGGTGTTGAGTTAACTGATGACATAAATCCTGACTATGTCATTGTAGGGTTAGATCGTACGATAACGTATGAAAAATTAGAAGGTGCATGCTTGGCAATTCGTAATGGTGCAACATTTCTCTCAACTAATAGAGATCATGCTATTCCAACTGAGAAAGGAATGGGGCCTGGAAATGGTGCTATTACTGCACTAATTTCTACAAGTACAGAAGTGGAACCATTATTTGTCGGCAAACCAGATTCAATCATTATGGAACAAGCTATAAAAGCTCTTGGTATGACCAGTGAACAGGTTATCATGATAGGAGATAATTATCATACTGACATTCAGGCTGGAATACAAGCAAATATGGATACGTTATATGTAGAAACAGGTGTAACGACGAGGGAGCAATTACTAACTTTCAATAAGCAACCTACGTATACTGTAAAAACGCTAAACGAATGGATTCCATATATTTGA
- a CDS encoding HesB/IscA family protein, whose amino-acid sequence MIINITESASEQIKEMKKDESDQSHLRFGIKGGGCSGLSYSLGFDEDINEELDVIQNINGIPVVFFNQDIPIIEGTTIDYKENLMGGGFSIDNPNAIVSCGCGSSFRTKDKVGTPGDC is encoded by the coding sequence ATGATTATAAATATAACTGAAAGTGCAAGTGAGCAAATTAAGGAAATGAAAAAAGACGAATCTGATCAATCGCATCTGCGCTTTGGAATTAAAGGTGGAGGATGCAGTGGTTTGTCTTATTCCTTAGGCTTTGATGAAGATATTAATGAAGAATTAGATGTTATTCAAAATATTAATGGTATCCCAGTTGTTTTCTTTAATCAGGATATTCCAATTATTGAAGGTACTACAATTGATTATAAAGAGAATTTAATGGGTGGAGGATTTAGTATCGATAATCCAAATGCCATTGTTTCTTGTGGATGTGGATCATCTTTCCGTACGAAGGACAAAGTTGGTACACCAGGTGATTGTTAA
- a CDS encoding YhcN/YlaJ family sporulation lipoprotein: protein MKLLIPLFLITGMLAGCGVDDAADDTSPQLDPNRNQTEPNESNNKLGFVRYTKDEFANDESHEHRSITIDRREMADMISRILLQNNQYEEVATLVTDEEVLIAFERSENIDNNQAMINARKTAESVLPRYYDIYTSGDKSLIQDIQTLHYSLANNPNFDYDQTVQTIIEEMKQDETPDDE from the coding sequence ATGAAATTGTTAATACCGCTATTCTTAATAACTGGAATGTTAGCTGGATGTGGAGTAGATGATGCTGCTGACGATACCTCACCTCAACTAGATCCTAATCGAAATCAAACCGAACCCAATGAATCCAACAATAAGTTAGGTTTTGTACGCTATACAAAAGATGAATTTGCTAACGATGAATCACATGAACATCGTTCTATCACTATTGACCGGCGGGAAATGGCTGATATGATTTCAAGAATTTTATTACAAAACAATCAGTATGAAGAAGTTGCTACTTTAGTTACTGATGAAGAAGTGCTTATTGCATTCGAACGATCAGAAAATATTGATAATAACCAAGCTATGATAAATGCAAGAAAAACGGCAGAATCAGTGTTACCTCGTTATTATGATATTTATACATCTGGAGATAAATCGTTAATTCAGGATATTCAAACACTTCATTATTCACTTGCGAATAATCCAAATTTCGATTACGACCAAACAGTGCAAACCATCATAGAAGAGATGAAACAAGATGAAACACCAGATGATGAATAA
- a CDS encoding MetS family NSS transporter small subunit, translating into MSASAITVMIIGMVILWGGLAASIWNTIRKGKA; encoded by the coding sequence ATGTCGGCTAGTGCAATTACAGTAATGATAATTGGAATGGTGATTCTGTGGGGCGGATTAGCGGCTAGTATATGGAATACGATTCGAAAAGGAAAAGCGTAG
- a CDS encoding phosphatidylglycerophosphatase A family protein translates to MAKYTKKSELEVKARQLLTERGVELDDIAELVYYLQSKYHQNLTLEICRHNVDRVLTKREVQNAILTGIELDMLAEQKKLVEPLQKTIEIDEGLYGIDEVIALSIVNVYGSIGLTNFGYIDKQKPGILQKLNDKSSGQIHTFLDDIVGAIAAAASSRLAHSDAEDEHTELDN, encoded by the coding sequence ATGGCAAAGTATACAAAGAAAAGTGAACTCGAAGTAAAAGCTAGACAATTGCTAACCGAACGAGGTGTTGAACTTGATGATATTGCTGAATTGGTATATTACTTACAATCAAAATATCATCAAAATTTAACGTTGGAAATTTGTCGTCACAATGTTGATCGAGTTTTGACAAAAAGAGAAGTACAAAATGCAATCCTTACTGGAATTGAGCTAGACATGCTTGCGGAACAAAAAAAATTAGTAGAACCGCTTCAAAAAACCATTGAAATCGATGAGGGTCTCTATGGGATAGATGAAGTAATTGCTCTTTCCATTGTGAATGTATATGGTTCTATAGGACTTACAAATTTTGGATATATTGATAAACAAAAACCTGGTATCTTACAAAAACTAAATGATAAATCAAGTGGTCAAATACACACATTTTTAGATGATATTGTTGGTGCAATAGCAGCAGCTGCTTCGAGTCGATTAGCTCATAGTGATGCTGAAGATGAACATACAGAATTGGATAATTAA
- a CDS encoding NifU family protein encodes MRMQEQVQEVLNKLRPFLLRDGGDVELIDVDEEGVVLLRLMGACGNCPSSTITLKAGIERALMAEVPGVREIEQVF; translated from the coding sequence ATGAGAATGCAAGAACAAGTACAAGAAGTATTAAATAAACTCCGTCCATTTTTATTGCGCGACGGTGGCGATGTTGAACTTATTGATGTAGATGAAGAAGGTGTGGTATTACTTCGTTTAATGGGAGCGTGTGGTAACTGTCCTAGTTCTACCATTACTTTAAAAGCTGGTATAGAACGTGCTCTAATGGCAGAGGTTCCTGGCGTACGTGAAATTGAACAAGTATTTTAA
- a CDS encoding amidase, with translation MDDTQIIQMDATQLSKAILSSELTSVKAVAAFIKHIHEVNPIINALVEDRFIEAIEEAKEYDNLLKNGQKRGPLHGVPISIKESLHVTGLKTTGGLEHRQDLIAIEDAAVVKKLKEAGAIIIGKTNTPALCFCQETDNKLYGRTNNPWDISKSAGGSSGGEGALLAVGGAAVGIGSDVGGSIRFPAHFNGVIGFKPGKDQISMDGHFPSIQHDLQARMLTIGPMGKSVQDMRLLYDILSPSNIESQKLKDFKLEILPGNSGYPLSIETVDILNQLEYFLEKSFPTKRIMPPYFKDSALIWQEIMSINGSKLIEDEAYNNDRSGVYSSFLKEKLTQRTSVHPYLSWAIIGAKMFKPSHKRVNEILTIIEQGDGVIETYLDNRLLIFPVYHETALPHGKVFKEIFSIRKTYLQYMPYVAYANVWGLPSLTIPVGESKNGLPISIQIMSKPGNEDAIFRLGRLIEKKYRGFKLAPIPNVD, from the coding sequence ATGGATGATACGCAAATAATCCAAATGGATGCGACACAGCTTTCTAAGGCTATATTAAGTTCAGAACTTACAAGTGTGAAAGCAGTTGCTGCATTTATCAAACATATTCATGAGGTAAATCCAATTATAAATGCCCTTGTAGAAGATCGGTTTATTGAAGCAATTGAAGAGGCAAAGGAGTATGACAACCTACTAAAGAACGGACAAAAACGCGGCCCATTACACGGCGTTCCAATAAGTATCAAGGAGTCTCTTCATGTTACTGGACTAAAAACAACTGGAGGATTAGAACATAGACAAGATTTAATCGCTATTGAGGATGCAGCTGTCGTAAAGAAATTAAAAGAAGCTGGCGCCATCATTATAGGAAAAACAAATACTCCAGCACTATGCTTTTGTCAGGAGACAGACAATAAATTATATGGTCGAACAAATAACCCATGGGATATTTCTAAATCGGCTGGTGGATCGAGCGGTGGTGAAGGTGCATTATTAGCAGTCGGTGGAGCAGCGGTTGGCATTGGTTCTGATGTAGGAGGATCTATACGTTTTCCTGCTCATTTTAATGGAGTTATTGGTTTTAAACCTGGGAAAGACCAAATATCTATGGATGGGCATTTTCCAAGTATACAGCATGATTTACAAGCACGTATGTTAACCATTGGACCAATGGGTAAGTCCGTACAAGATATGAGGTTACTATACGACATTCTAAGCCCATCCAATATAGAATCACAAAAATTGAAGGATTTTAAATTAGAAATCTTACCTGGTAATTCTGGGTATCCGTTATCCATTGAAACCGTTGATATATTAAACCAATTAGAATATTTTCTAGAAAAATCATTTCCAACAAAACGAATAATGCCTCCATACTTTAAAGATAGTGCATTAATTTGGCAAGAAATCATGTCCATCAATGGTAGTAAACTAATAGAAGATGAAGCATACAACAATGATCGTTCGGGAGTATATTCTTCCTTCTTAAAAGAAAAATTAACACAGAGAACATCGGTCCATCCGTATTTATCTTGGGCAATTATAGGTGCCAAGATGTTTAAACCATCTCATAAACGAGTGAACGAAATTTTAACAATCATTGAACAAGGCGATGGAGTGATAGAAACATACTTAGATAACCGTCTTTTAATTTTTCCAGTGTATCATGAAACCGCATTACCTCATGGAAAAGTATTTAAAGAAATCTTTTCGATACGAAAGACTTACCTCCAATATATGCCTTATGTAGCATATGCGAATGTGTGGGGACTTCCTTCTTTGACCATTCCTGTTGGGGAATCTAAAAATGGCCTACCCATTAGCATTCAAATAATGAGCAAACCTGGAAATGAGGATGCTATCTTTCGATTAGGCAGATTAATCGAGAAAAAGTATCGTGGCTTTAAATTAGCTCCCATACCAAACGTGGATTAG
- a CDS encoding DUF86 domain-containing protein encodes MYFVDQQKMEEILTYMDTVIDELKKQSSSTTFLDKMAKERMTHIVIESILDVGNMMIDGFIMRDPGSYEDIIDILLDENVLEAEHEHAYKRIIELRKQIVNNYREVDHNLISDLLNDHLEEIAQFSKYIQTYLQNELGVANAFSNPKG; translated from the coding sequence ATGTATTTTGTGGATCAACAAAAAATGGAAGAAATTCTTACATATATGGACACAGTGATAGACGAATTAAAAAAGCAGTCTTCAAGTACTACATTTTTAGATAAGATGGCAAAAGAAAGAATGACACATATTGTTATTGAGAGTATTTTAGATGTCGGAAATATGATGATCGATGGATTTATTATGCGCGATCCCGGTAGTTATGAAGACATTATTGATATTTTATTGGATGAGAATGTCTTAGAAGCGGAACATGAACATGCTTATAAAAGGATTATTGAGTTAAGAAAACAGATAGTGAATAATTATAGGGAAGTTGATCATAATCTGATATCAGATTTGTTAAATGACCACCTTGAAGAGATAGCTCAGTTTAGTAAATATATTCAAACCTATTTACAAAATGAATTAGGAGTTGCTAACGCTTTTTCTAATCCAAAGGGGTGA
- a CDS encoding helix-turn-helix transcriptional regulator, with amino-acid sequence MKKQTPVKEQLLVLLKKHRELSIDQIMNHFSISEIAVRKHLQGLASQDFVNIIHHKQEIGRPYHTYQLAEKGHAYFPNQYQQLSLQLLEDLEDIYGIDTVNGILKKQTDRVEQKLIKEMEKTKIEDNLDIFIKNQNERGYMFERRINSDGSTVLINYHCPFKDAAVKYPSICKHEEQMLSDLFFDEKITTQSLITDGKACCQWKVSR; translated from the coding sequence ATGAAAAAACAAACACCTGTGAAAGAACAGCTATTAGTACTTCTAAAGAAGCATCGTGAATTATCTATCGATCAAATTATGAATCATTTTTCTATTTCAGAAATTGCAGTAAGGAAACATTTACAAGGGTTAGCTAGTCAAGACTTTGTAAATATCATACATCACAAACAAGAAATAGGTAGACCATATCATACATACCAATTAGCTGAAAAAGGCCATGCGTACTTTCCAAATCAATACCAACAACTTTCTTTGCAATTGTTAGAAGATCTAGAAGATATATATGGGATAGATACTGTAAATGGAATATTAAAGAAACAAACTGATCGAGTGGAACAAAAGCTGATAAAGGAAATGGAAAAGACAAAAATAGAAGATAATCTGGATATCTTTATAAAGAATCAAAATGAAAGAGGATATATGTTTGAAAGACGAATAAATTCGGATGGGTCAACTGTTTTAATTAATTATCATTGTCCATTTAAAGATGCTGCAGTTAAATATCCATCGATATGTAAACACGAAGAGCAAATGTTGTCCGATTTATTTTTTGATGAGAAAATTACTACACAGTCTCTAATTACTGATGGAAAAGCTTGTTGCCAATGGAAAGTGAGCCGTTAA
- a CDS encoding YutD family protein — MIELNGKKYEMIENIKDGFQEDIIKERYSDILAKYDYIVGDWGYDQLRLKGFYGERNSKVPIDSKITALDDYLLEYCNFGCAYFVLKKLPK, encoded by the coding sequence ATGATTGAATTGAATGGAAAAAAATATGAAATGATCGAAAATATAAAAGATGGGTTCCAAGAGGATATAATTAAGGAGCGTTATTCCGATATATTAGCAAAGTATGATTATATTGTTGGAGACTGGGGATATGACCAGTTACGTTTAAAAGGATTCTATGGTGAAAGAAATTCAAAAGTCCCCATCGATTCAAAAATTACAGCACTAGACGATTATTTACTTGAGTATTGTAATTTTGGCTGTGCTTATTTTGTTTTGAAAAAATTGCCAAAATAA
- the dapF gene encoding diaminopimelate epimerase — protein sequence MQIPFTKMHGLGNNYVYIDLFDYAIDEKLYHDLAIQISDVYTGIGSDGMILIHPTTDADVGMRIFNKDGSEGKSCGNGLRCTAKYAYENGIVTNKKFHIQTKANIVEAEVSVDNNKVNQVTIDMGEPILARNEIPMMGNNDVKVVNEPFVVAGETQYITAVSMGNPHGVFFVDDIEKAPLETLGPTIEKDMRFPESINVEFIEVVSPTELNFRVWERGSGITQACGTGACAAVVAATLNEKVTKSHPIVVHLAGGDLNIEWKEDNHVWMTGPAEVIATGLFYYKEE from the coding sequence ATGCAGATACCTTTTACAAAAATGCATGGATTAGGAAATAATTATGTTTATATTGACTTATTTGATTATGCTATAGATGAAAAGCTATATCATGATCTGGCCATTCAAATTTCAGATGTTTATACAGGTATTGGCTCGGATGGGATGATTCTAATTCACCCCACTACGGATGCTGATGTGGGCATGCGTATTTTTAATAAGGATGGATCAGAAGGTAAAAGCTGTGGGAATGGATTACGTTGTACAGCAAAATACGCATATGAAAATGGAATTGTTACGAATAAGAAGTTCCATATTCAAACGAAAGCAAATATTGTTGAAGCCGAAGTGTCTGTAGATAATAATAAAGTAAATCAAGTAACAATCGATATGGGAGAACCTATTTTAGCAAGAAATGAAATTCCGATGATGGGAAATAATGATGTAAAAGTTGTAAATGAACCATTTGTTGTAGCTGGAGAAACACAATATATTACTGCAGTCTCAATGGGAAATCCCCATGGTGTATTCTTTGTTGATGATATTGAAAAGGCTCCATTAGAAACACTCGGACCTACTATTGAAAAGGATATGCGTTTTCCGGAAAGTATTAATGTGGAATTTATCGAAGTTGTCTCGCCAACCGAACTCAATTTTCGTGTATGGGAGCGTGGATCTGGAATAACTCAGGCTTGTGGAACAGGTGCGTGTGCTGCTGTAGTTGCCGCAACTTTAAATGAAAAAGTAACGAAGTCACACCCAATTGTTGTTCATCTTGCTGGAGGAGATTTAAATATTGAATGGAAAGAAGATAACCATGTTTGGATGACTGGCCCAGCAGAGGTAATTGCAACTGGACTATTTTATTATAAAGAGGAATAA
- a CDS encoding polysaccharide deacetylase family protein, with protein sequence MMFQRQERMIALTFDDGPLPGPTNEILDILSENQSRATFFVLGNNVTKHRDVTRRIVREGHDIGVHSFSHPNFQETEIYEVYRELIDSTLLLEDLLGILVKYVRPPYGFSTAETQFLFDQIGLQSILWTYDTLDWEILNAEQIASNLLENIQAGDIVLLHDIHPTTIQAMRIAIPKLVDQGYKLVTISEWLEVQENPFK encoded by the coding sequence ATGATGTTCCAGCGGCAAGAAAGAATGATAGCTTTAACATTTGATGATGGACCTCTACCTGGGCCAACAAATGAAATATTAGACATTTTATCTGAAAATCAGTCGAGAGCCACCTTTTTTGTATTAGGAAATAATGTAACGAAGCATCGTGATGTTACTCGAAGAATTGTCCGAGAGGGGCATGATATTGGAGTGCATTCCTTCAGTCATCCTAATTTTCAGGAGACGGAGATATACGAAGTGTATCGCGAATTGATAGACAGTACTCTTCTTTTAGAAGATCTTCTTGGTATACTTGTTAAGTATGTACGCCCGCCATATGGTTTTTCCACCGCTGAAACACAATTTTTATTTGATCAAATAGGATTGCAGTCAATTCTCTGGACCTACGATACATTAGATTGGGAAATCTTAAATGCAGAGCAAATTGCTAGCAATTTGTTAGAAAATATACAAGCAGGTGATATTGTTCTGCTACATGATATACATCCAACTACTATTCAAGCAATGCGAATTGCAATTCCAAAGTTAGTAGATCAAGGGTACAAATTAGTAACTATTAGTGAATGGTTAGAAGTGCAGGAGAATCCCTTTAAATAG